From the genome of Pseudomonas sihuiensis:
TCGCCGGTCACTCGCACAAGCCGCTGCACGAAAAGCGCAACGGAGTGCTCTATCTCAACCCCGGCAGCGCCGGGCCGCGGCGCTTCAAGCTACCCATCGGCGTGGGCATTCTGCATATCGAGGATGACCGGGCACGGGCCGAGCTCATCACGCTGAAGGTCTAATGCGGGTGCTGGAATTGGTGGGCTGAAGCGGATCGCCGCCCGGCCCACCCTCCTCGATCGGGCATGGCTGTAGGGTGGGCTTCAGCCCACCATTCAAGACACCACGCCAGCAAGGCAGATGAAAGAGTCCCATCCACCCTGCTGTGACATTCGACCTTGAAAAACGCCATGGGCGAGGCCATCTATGCAGATACGGCCTTTCAGCACCGACCCCATTCCCTACCTGATGGAGAACCCCATGACCCTCGACGAGCTCAACGCCATTCCCGGCGTGACCGCCAAACCCGACGTCGCCACCGCCGACTTCGTCTACAACCACACCATGATCCGCGTGAAGGACCTGCAGAAGTCGCTGGATTTCTACACCCGCGTGCTGGGCTTCACCCTGCTGGAGAAGAAGGACTTCCCTGACGCCGAGTTCAGCCTGTACTTCCTCGCCCTGATCAACGACAAGTCGCAGATCCCGGCTGACCCGGCTGCTCGCCATCAATGGCGCAAGTCGATCCCCGGCGTGCTGGAGCTGACCTACAACTACGGCACCGAGAAAGACCCGGAATTTTCCTACCACAGCGGCAACAGCGACCCACGTGGCTTCGGCCACCTGTGCGTGTCGGTGCCGGACATCAAGGCGGCCTGCCAGCGCTTCGAAGACCTCGGAGTGGATTTCCAGAAACGTCTGACCGACG
Proteins encoded in this window:
- the gloA gene encoding lactoylglutathione lyase, which gives rise to MTLDELNAIPGVTAKPDVATADFVYNHTMIRVKDLQKSLDFYTRVLGFTLLEKKDFPDAEFSLYFLALINDKSQIPADPAARHQWRKSIPGVLELTYNYGTEKDPEFSYHSGNSDPRGFGHLCVSVPDIKAACQRFEDLGVDFQKRLTDGRMRDIAFIKDPDGYWVEIIQFTEVI